The Brassica oleracea var. oleracea cultivar TO1000 unplaced genomic scaffold, BOL UnpScaffold01122, whole genome shotgun sequence genome has a window encoding:
- the LOC106320908 gene encoding uncharacterized protein LOC106320908, with product GRYIINEAVFQVAVHLSSGTRIALAPAVLAHLYADLSLLKDHTRAFTRSKSIELSASLFKLVQVWTWERFRELRPRPNLLLEGQPRLALWDEVKQGKNDVRKILDNSSFEWRPYTKAVENWKLPKFYPEKAMWVPVGPDLDEELISFARCIKACELVGMDSVEHYFPNRVASQFGMLQDAPSPPPVVNRNNLSREAAREEYNKAIDDLTLYILSRVTPTFCDWWKEKGVVESSETLKSRNIVGDLGPKKRKRIRENNDEEDVSEPLCRKCRLAAANVDKDVTPPEREQRKGTDETGSKAGKRVVLSPSHPPSSALGRAMGIVISSTKSCDDERCESIVQKMTLIDYVTKETEFSLHEGGAITGDKESSESLIHNDETGWKNMVRSPNNSSDPLRGFDDATHDTHVSPPLETRQTCDDEIDVHGSNVEKMTVPDDGNKEPECLLHEDGGMSGGEKESSEKKEDEILIQTKIASNADNNEPTPCENLAPGGSEVLGESKSGNPLGDEAQGDDCLFDDTVLGSEEPMKSSERLEKRKEDVGDGNDLYEKSLHNVKELASSIEKLALSIDERIAKAERNVAWLKAMRDAKQRKTAAAAARLI from the coding sequence GGCCGTTATATAATCAATGAAGCTGTTTTTCAAGTTGCTGTTCATCTCTCAAGTGGTACTAGGATTGCTTTAGCTCCAGCTGTGCTTGCTCACTTGTATGCTGACTTGAGTCTATTGAAAGACCACACTAGAGCTTTCACTAGATCCAAGTCTATTGAGCTGAGTGCCTCCTTGTTTAAGTTGGTCCAAGTTTGGACATGGGAGAGATTCAGGGAACTAAGGCCAAGACCTAATCTTCTGCTCGAGGGTCAGCCAAGATTGGCTCTTTGGGATGAAGTGAAGCAAGGTAAGAACGATGTGAGGAAGATTCTGGACAACTCAAGTTTTGAGTGGAGACCATACACCAAAGCTGTGGAGAACTGGAAGCTTCCTAAGTTTTACCCGGAGAAAGCAATGTGGGTTCCTGTTGGTCCTGATCTTGATGAGGAACTCATCTCCTTTGCCAGATGCATTAAGGCGTGTGAGCTTGTGGGGATGGATAGTGTGGAACACTACTTTCCCAACCGAGTGGCTTCACAATTTGGAATGCTTCAGGAtgctccttctcctcctcctgtTGTCAACAGGAACAACCTTTCAAGGGAAGCAGCTCGGGAGGAGTACAACAAGGCTATTGATGATTTGACATTGTACATCCTTTCTCGTGTTACCCCAACGTTCTGCGACTGGTGGAAGGAGAAGGGTGTTGTTGAATCATCTGAAACACTGAAATCAAGAAACATCGTAGGTGATTTAGGTCCTAAGAAACGGAAGCGAATTCGTGAAAACAACGATGAAGAAGATGTTTCTGAACCGCTTTGCAGGAAATGTAGACTTGCGGCGGCTAATGTAGACAAAGATGTAACACCGCCAGAAAGAGAGCAAAGGAAAGGAACTGACGAAACGGGAAGCAAAGCAGGGAAACGTGTTGTTCTGAGCCCTTCTCATCCTCCTTCTTCTGCCTTAGGTAGAGCAATGGGCATTGTTATATCTTCAACAAAATCATGTGATGATGAGCGATGTGAAAGCATTGTACAGAAGATGACCTTGATTGATTATGTAACTAAGGAGACTGAGTTTTCTCTCCATGAAGGTGGTGCCATAACTGGAGATAAAGAGAGTTCAGAAAGCTTGATCCATAATGATGAAACTGGCTGGAAGAATATGGTTAGGAGCCCAAATAACTCTTCAGATCCTCTTCGTGGTTTTGATGATGCAACTCATGACACTCATGTGTCACCACCGCTAGAGACAAGGCAAACATGTGATGATGAGATTGATGTACATGGAAGCAATGTGGAGAAGATGACTGTGCCTGATGATGGCAACAAGGAGCCAGAGTGTCTTCTCCATGAAGATGGTGGCATGTCTGGAGGAGAAAAGGAGAGCtcagagaagaaggaagatgaaATTTTGATCCAGACGAAGATTGCATCAAATGCAGACAACAATGAACCTACTCCTTGTGAAAATCTTGCTCCCGGAGGTTCTGAAGTACTTGGTGAGTCAAAAAGTGGCAATCCTTTAGGTGATGAAGCTCAGGGAGATGATTGCTTGTTTGATGATACTGTCCTTGGAAGTGAAGAACCTATGAAATCTAGTGAGAGgttagaaaagagaaaagaagatgtTGGTGATGGTAATGACTTATATGAAAAGAGTCTACACAATGTGAAGGAGCTTGCATCCTCGA